The genomic DNA GGGGTGGAACTGCATGCCCAATATGTTGTCCGCCACGATGCCAGCCGCGAACTCATAGCCGTGCCATGAGCGCAGCGCCGCCTGGTGCTGGTCGTCGCACAGTAGATGATAGCTATGAACGTAGTAAAATCGCGTTTTGGCGTTGAACGTGTCTGCGAAACACCGCGGCAGCGTGCCTTCAGCGATTACCGCCTCCGGTGCCCAAGTCTCGGCCCAACCCATATGCGGCACCCGCAAATTGGCAGGCAGCCTAGACCGATCGAAGGCGACCACATCGGCGTTCACCCAACCCAGCCCGGGCCGGTCGCCCTCTTCGCTGCCGCGTGCAATTAGCTGCGCACCCAAACAAATACCCAAAAAAGGCAGGCGCTGCTTGAGAACAAGGTGGTTTAGCGGTTCGATGAAGCCACGTTCAGCCAACAGTGCCATGCCATGATCGAAATGGCCCACACCGGGTAGGATGATGCGCGACGCCCCTCCGAGTTCATCGCCAGAGGTAACGATCCGCGCCTCTGCGTTCAGCGCTCTGAGCATGTTCATCACTGAGCGGACGTTTCCTGCACCGTAGTCGATGATTGCGATCATGGTATTAGACCTTCAGCTGGCCGAAACGCCTCGAATTCGGAATTTGGGATTTGGGATGAATCCGTGGCATTCGTTTTGGCTTTTGTGTCTGGGGTAATTGCCAGGATAGAGCGTCCTCATGAAGCTGGCCGGCGCGCCGACCAGAACGCAATAGCTCTCGGGAAAGGATTTGGCCACGACCACGCCGTGACCGACCATGGTAAATGGCCCGTTTTTTACAATCCGCATTACCACCTAGTGGATTGATTCCAATGTTTGGAACCCTCGGTTTCGAGCGGCGATGATCTTGTCAGGGTCTGCTTTCCATATGAATGGTTTGGCGTCGTTGGCGTTGTATTCCTTGATGAAGCGGTTGATCGCGGCTTGCAGGTCGACGAGTGTGTAGAACACGCCATGCTTGAGCCTTCGGCGGGTCAGCTTTGCAAAGAAACCTTCAACTGCGTTGAGCCATGAGCTTGATGTCGGGGTGAAGTGCAGGGTCCAGCGTGGATGGCGTTGCAGCCATTGGTGCACCTTGTCTTTCTTGTGGGCCGCATAATTGTCCACGATGGCGTGAATTTCCTTTTGCTTTGGGACAGACCGTTCGATCTGGTTGAGAAACCGAATGAACTCCTGATGCCGGTGGCGCTGCATGTTCTGCCCGATGATGGTTCCATCCAAAACGTTGAGGGCGGCGAACAGGGTCGTTGTGCCATTGCGTTTGTAATCGTGCGTCATCGTTGCACCTCGCCCCTTCTTCATCGGCAATCCCGGTTGGGTGCGATCAAGAGCCTGTATCTGCGACTTCTCATCGATTGACAGCACCACCGCATGGGCCGGTGGGGAGACGTAAAGCCCAACAATATCATGCAGTTTTTCGACAAACCGCGGGTCGTTGGACAGTTTGAACTGGCGAAACCGGTGTGGAGCAAGACCGTGGGCCTTCCAGATCGTCTGCACCCTCGAGGCTGCAATACCTGCCACCCTGGCCATCG from Pararhizobium sp. IMCC3301 includes the following:
- the hisH gene encoding imidazole glycerol phosphate synthase subunit HisH; the protein is MIAIIDYGAGNVRSVMNMLRALNAEARIVTSGDELGGASRIILPGVGHFDHGMALLAERGFIEPLNHLVLKQRLPFLGICLGAQLIARGSEEGDRPGLGWVNADVVAFDRSRLPANLRVPHMGWAETWAPEAVIAEGTLPRCFADTFNAKTRFYYVHSYHLLCDDQHQAALRSWHGYEFAAGIVADNILGMQFHPEKSHEHGKKIFSAFLTWQPVA